From Panicum hallii strain FIL2 chromosome 2, PHallii_v3.1, whole genome shotgun sequence, a single genomic window includes:
- the LOC112879969 gene encoding pre-mRNA-splicing factor 38, with product MANRTDPLAKSIHGTNPQNLVEKIVRSKIYQSTYWKEQCFGLTAETLVDKAMELDHTGGTYGGNRKPTPFLCLALKMLQIQPDKDIVVEFIKNEDYKYVRVLGAFYLRLTGTVADVYQYLEPLYNDYRKIRHKLSDGQFTLTHVDEFIDELLTKDYSCDTALPRIQKRWVLEASGTLEPRRSALEDDFEEEEEDKEEEQPMEIDEPNGCEKDNHRGRSPARERDRDRDRKHERHHRDRDYDRDRGYDRDYGRGRERDRDRDRERDRNRDRDRDRHRLRDDDYSRDRDRDRERDGRERERRDRDRGRHRSRSRSRDRRDRDREDGEYRRRRGRGSVSPRGRGEDGITREEPKRKKEKKEKKGEGNAPDPNDPEIIEMNKLRASLGLKPLK from the exons ATGGCGAACCGCACGGACCCCCTCGCGAAGAGCATCCACGGGACGAACCCGCAGAACCTGGTGGAGAAGATTGTGCGCTCCAAGATCTACCAGAGCACCTACTGGAAGGAGCAGTGCTTCGGCCTCACCGCCGAGACGCTGGTCGACAAGGCCATGGAGCTCGACCACACCGGCGGAACCTACGGCGGCAACCGCAAGCCCACCCCGTTCCTCTGCCTCGCGCTCAAGATGCTGCAGATCCAGCCCGACAAAGACATCGTCGTCGAGTTCATCAAGAACGAGGACTATAA GTATGTTCGCGTTCTTGGGGCCTTCTACCTGCGCCTCACCGGCACCGTCGCCGATGTCTACCAGTATCTGGAGCCGCTTTACAATGACTACCGCAAGATCAGGCACAAGCTTAGCGATGGAC AGTTCACACTTACCCATGTTGATGAGTTCATCGATGAGTTGCTGACCAAGGACTACTCCTGTGATACAGCCCTGCCCCGCATCCAGAAAAG ATGGGTTCTTGAAGCGTCTGGAACTCTAGAACCAAGAAGAAGTGCACTTGAGGATGATtttgaggaagaagaggaagacaaGGAGGAAGAACAACCTATGGAAATTGACGAGCCTAACGGCTGTGAAAAG GATAATCATCGTGGAAGGAGCCCTGCAAGGGAACGGGATAGGGACCGGGACAGGAAACATGAAAGGCACCACAG GGACCGAGACTATGATAGAGATCGGGGTTATGATAGGGACTATGGGAGAGGACGGGAAAGAGACCGAGATAGAGATCGTGAAAGGGACAGAAACAGGGATAGGGATCGTGATCGTCACCGCCTGCGAGATGATGATTACAGCCGAGACAGGGACCGAGACCGTGAGAGGGATGGTAGGGAAAGGGAACGCCGAGACAGAGACCGTGGCAGGCATAGGAGCCGCTCAAGGAGCAGGGATCGACGAGACAGAGACCGTGAAGATGGAGAGTACCGCAGGAGGCGTGGTCGTGGTAGTGTGAGTCCTCGAGGGCGTGGTGAGGATGGCATCACAAGAGAGGAACCAaagaggaagaaggaaaagaaagagaagaagggTGAAGGGAATGCTCCGGATCCGAATGATCCTGAGATCATAGAAATGAACAAGCTCCGGGCCTCTCTAGGGTTGAAACCACTGAAGTAG
- the LOC112882080 gene encoding CAX-interacting protein 4 yields MPATAGRVRMPANNRVHSSAALQTHGIWQSAIGYDPYAPENNKQQPGRPSSSVSANAAAAAANDANAAAAAAAASGSGSGDGNAYTSFQGLLALARITGSNSDETRGACKKCGRVGHLTFQCRNFLSVKDLDLDDADAQAAAQAAAQAKFEEIKKKAAAGGNADEVSDEEEEEDEDSDSSDSDIDPELEKIIAERERARNGGRRSRDEEKKSSHRHRSSSKRRSRHTRSRKSDDSEDEEEEGRRGRDKKRASRSKKHERSDEDVSDDSESDRKRHWKSRKDRKRRRSHHRSDSSDEEDISGGEERRRRRHQKRRHHRREASDSDSGGSKSAAEKRSSRRRRHRRSESSGSDEDKRHDHRGAKHSGEKSRDRKRG; encoded by the coding sequence ATGCCTGCGACGGCGGGGCGCGTGCGCATGCCCGCGAACAATCGCGTGCACAGCAGCGCGGCACTGCAGACGCACGGCATCTGGCAGAGCGCCATCGGGTACGACCCCTACGCGCCCGAGAACAACAAGCAGCAGCCGGGCCGCCCCTCGTCCTCCGTCTCCGCcaacgctgccgccgccgccgccaacgacgccaacgccgccgccgcagccgccgccgcctccggatCCGGGTCCGGCGACGGCAACGCCTACACCAGCTTCcagggcctcctcgcgctcgCGCGCATCACCGGCTCCAACTCCGACGAAACACGCGGCGCCTGCAAAAAGTGCGGCCGCGTCGGCCACCTCACCTTCCAGTGCCGCAATTTCCTCTCCGTCAAGGACCTCGACCTGGACGATGCTGACGCCCAGGCTGCCGCGCAGGCGGCTGCACAGGCCAAGTTCGAGGAGATCAAGAAGAAGGCTGCAGCCGGCGGGAATGCAGATGAGGTTTccgatgaggaggaagaggaggacgaggacAGCGATTCCTCTGATTCCGACATAGATCCTGAGCTGGAGAAGATAATTGCTGAGCGCGAGCGTGCCAGGAATGGGGGAAGGAGGTCCAGGGACGAAGAGAAAAAGTCAAGCCACCGCCACAGGAGCAGCAGCAAGAGAAGATCAAGGCACACCAGGAGCAGGAAGAGCGATGATAGtgaggatgaagaggaggaaggCAGAAGAGGCAGAGACAAGAAGAGGGCTAGCAGATCGAAGAAGCATGAAAGATCAGATGAGGATGTGAGTGATGACAGTGAATCTGATAGGAAAAGGCACTGGAAGAGCAGGAAGGACAGGAAGAGGCGCAGGAGCCACCACAGGAGTGACTCATCGGATGAGGAGGATATATCTGGAGGTGAAGAAAGGAGGCGCCGGCGCCACCAGAAGCGGCGCCATCACCGGAGGGAAGCATCTGACAGTGACAGTGGTGGTAGTAAGTCTGCAGCTGAAAAGAGATCCAGCAGGCGGAGGAGGCATCGCAGGTCTGAAAGCAGTGGGTCGGATGAGGATAAGCGACATGATCATCGGGGAGCAAAGCATTCCGGGGAGAAGAGCAGGGACCGCAAGAGGGGCTAA